In Desulfovibrio sp. 86, the following proteins share a genomic window:
- the purN gene encoding phosphoribosylglycinamide formyltransferase encodes MPLNIAILASGSGSNAQAMIDKAAAGVLDVNICCIVCNRPGATVIERARKAGVPCVVLDHKEFADRESFDLAVVQTLQDHGAQLIVLAGYMRILSTAFLEAFAGRVINIHPALLPSFPGVHGGADACEYGVKISGCTVHFVEEKMDSGPVIIQAAVPVNPGEEVDDLMQRIHAMEHRIYPQAIQWFAQNRISVWGREVHVAPGTASTVTPDGPWLVWPPLEQGF; translated from the coding sequence ATGCCACTGAATATCGCCATACTTGCCTCGGGCAGCGGTTCCAACGCCCAAGCCATGATCGACAAAGCAGCCGCTGGCGTCCTTGACGTGAACATCTGCTGCATCGTCTGCAACCGCCCCGGCGCAACCGTCATTGAGCGGGCGCGCAAGGCCGGCGTCCCATGTGTGGTGCTGGACCACAAGGAATTTGCCGACCGCGAAAGCTTTGATCTCGCCGTGGTGCAGACCCTTCAGGATCACGGCGCGCAGCTCATCGTGCTGGCCGGGTACATGCGCATATTGAGCACGGCCTTTCTGGAAGCTTTTGCAGGCCGCGTCATCAACATCCACCCCGCCCTGCTGCCCAGCTTTCCCGGCGTGCACGGCGGCGCGGACGCCTGCGAATACGGCGTCAAGATATCCGGCTGCACCGTGCATTTTGTAGAAGAAAAGATGGACAGCGGCCCGGTGATCATTCAGGCCGCCGTGCCCGTGAATCCCGGCGAAGAAGTGGACGACCTCATGCAGCGCATCCACGCCATGGAGCACCGCATCTACCCGCAGGCCATCCAGTGGTTCGCCCAGAACCGCATCAGCGTGTGGGGCCGCGAAGTGCATGTGGCCCCCGGCACGGCCAGTACCGTGACGCCCGACGGCCCGTGGCTGGTCTGGCCGCCGTTGGAACAGGGATTTTAA
- a CDS encoding cytidylyltransferase domain-containing protein, whose translation MSSKGKVVAIVQARLGSSRLPLKSLLCLRDVPVIDWVTRRLGACARLDSIMVAVPETPLDVVLLEHLRRRGIPCMAGPEDDVLARFCQAAQLADAGLVVRVCADNPLIWSGAVDRLVDFYRQGHWDYAYNHIPRNNLWPDGLGAEILSRGLLEDMGRKATQPSQREHCLNYIWDNAADFRIGTFDPAENWLRRPDLRLDMDRPDDFRRLALLPISPDMDARAIVDVCGTACAKV comes from the coding sequence ATGTCCAGTAAAGGCAAGGTTGTCGCCATTGTTCAGGCCCGGCTGGGGTCCAGCCGCCTGCCCCTGAAATCCCTGCTCTGCCTGCGCGATGTGCCGGTTATCGACTGGGTTACGCGCCGCCTTGGCGCGTGCGCGCGTCTGGATTCCATCATGGTGGCAGTGCCGGAGACCCCGCTGGATGTGGTGCTGCTGGAACATTTGCGCCGTCGCGGCATACCCTGCATGGCCGGGCCGGAAGACGACGTGCTGGCGCGCTTCTGCCAGGCCGCCCAACTGGCGGACGCCGGTCTTGTGGTGCGCGTGTGCGCCGACAACCCGCTCATCTGGAGCGGAGCCGTGGACAGGCTTGTGGATTTTTACCGCCAAGGCCACTGGGATTACGCCTACAACCACATCCCGCGCAACAACCTCTGGCCCGATGGCCTCGGGGCCGAGATACTTTCGCGCGGACTGCTTGAGGATATGGGCCGCAAGGCCACACAGCCTTCACAACGCGAGCACTGCCTGAATTACATCTGGGACAATGCCGCCGATTTCCGCATCGGCACCTTTGACCCCGCTGAAAACTGGCTGCGCCGCCCGGATCTGCGGCTGGACATGGACAGACCCGACGATTTCCGCCGTCTGGCGCTCCTGCCCATCTCGCCCGATATGGACGCGCGTGCCATCGTGGACGTGTGCGGCACGGCCTGCGCCAAGGTCTGA